Proteins from a single region of Megachile rotundata isolate GNS110a chromosome 7, iyMegRotu1, whole genome shotgun sequence:
- the LOC143264764 gene encoding uncharacterized protein LOC143264764, translating into MKVKAFLDRIRREWETNNDETLRIMQNHALHGKRLAIIFAAFAYPSVCLVILYHTFPIILDKILPLNESRSVKFLITAEFFINKEQHRIISTGLLHFLWITNITVLVGTESLMIMITSHIAGLFEVASLFFEKAVLADSSVSYIPRNCRNNESINYIISGTTIHRMALQ; encoded by the exons ATGAAGGTGAAAGCGTTTCTAGATCGGATCAGGCGTGAATGGGAGACGAATAATGACGAGACACTTCGAATCATGCAGAACCACGCTTTGCACGGAAAACGTCTAGCAATAATTTTTGCGG CTTTTGCTTACCCTTCAGTGTGTCTGGTGATACTATACCACACTTTTCCTATTATTTTGGATAAAATTTTACCACTGAATGAGTCTCGTTCAGTAAAGTTTCTAATAACTGCAGAATTCTTTATCAACAAAGAACAACACCGAATTATCAGCACTGGTTTACTACATTTTTTGTGGATAACTAACATAACTGTATTAGTTGGGACAGAATCGCTTATGATCATGATCACCTCGCATATCGCTGGATTATTTGAAGTTGCTAG TCTTTTCTTCGAGAAAGCCGTTCTTGCAGATTCATCTGTATCATATATTCCGCGAAATTGCAGAAATAATGAAAGCATCAATTACATAATTAGCGGTACTACAATACATCGAATGGCACTTCAGTAA